A window of Pyrobaculum aerophilum str. IM2 contains these coding sequences:
- a CDS encoding translation initiation factor IF-2 subunit beta, whose product MDSEYAALLERAYKLVAPKAQRRAEIPKIEVENMPRKTIIPNFGQIAKRLNRDVYFMAKFFQKELAVPGTLEGDVFTLHGEKSPKVVEAVYDRFIRYYVVCPVCNSIDTELRKEGRIFIMRCLACGASTPVRPL is encoded by the coding sequence ATGGACAGCGAGTACGCCGCCCTTCTTGAAAGGGCTTATAAGCTCGTCGCTCCCAAGGCGCAGAGGAGGGCGGAAATACCGAAAATTGAGGTAGAGAACATGCCCCGTAAGACGATTATACCCAATTTCGGCCAAATAGCTAAAAGGCTGAATAGAGACGTCTACTTCATGGCCAAGTTCTTCCAAAAGGAGCTGGCAGTACCCGGCACATTGGAGGGGGATGTGTTTACGCTACACGGAGAGAAGTCCCCTAAGGTCGTTGAGGCAGTCTACGACAGATTTATAAGGTACTATGTGGTGTGCCCCGTCTGCAACTCGATAGACACGGAGTTGAGGAAGGAGGGCAGAATATTTATCATGAGGTGTTTGGCCTGCGGAGCCTCCACTCCCGTAAGGCCTCTTTAA
- a CDS encoding Zn-ribbon domain-containing OB-fold protein: MSDNVVNLINKGLEKLYGESLKQLEALITATGLPVYKDPKSGALLWVDVREMRLRFTLSVNKIAKFIDGLREGKLMYTVCKRCGSKYFPPQADCPKCKTSDMEWREVSPVGELITWTVINVKPASFSHHSDYIVGIVKMPDGFNITAWIEADPKTLKPGMKMRLVVDRRPGENYITYWFRPA, encoded by the coding sequence ATGTCGGACAACGTAGTAAATTTGATAAATAAGGGGCTTGAAAAACTGTACGGAGAGTCTTTAAAACAGCTGGAGGCGTTAATCACAGCTACTGGGCTGCCTGTGTATAAAGACCCTAAGAGCGGCGCGTTGTTGTGGGTAGACGTCCGCGAGATGAGGCTGAGGTTTACGCTCTCTGTAAATAAAATTGCGAAATTCATAGATGGGCTAAGAGAGGGGAAGTTGATGTATACTGTGTGTAAGAGGTGTGGGAGTAAGTACTTCCCGCCGCAAGCAGACTGTCCGAAATGTAAGACGTCTGACATGGAGTGGCGTGAGGTCAGTCCAGTGGGCGAGTTAATTACGTGGACTGTGATTAACGTCAAGCCCGCCAGCTTTTCCCACCACTCAGACTATATCGTGGGCATTGTCAAAATGCCAGACGGATTTAATATAACGGCGTGGATAGAGGCGGATCCTAAGACTCTAAAACCAGGCATGAAAATGAGGCTCGTCGTGGACAGAAGGCCTGGGGAAAACTACATCACCTACTGGTTTAGGCCGGCTTAG
- a CDS encoding thiolase domain-containing protein, with translation MRKVAVVGVGTSKFGNRSDVSLPELAWEAVKEALDDARIGTEDIQAFVVGNVGGWSSEALPAVVVGEYCGLVPKSGIRVEAACATGSAAVRTAYHMVASGEADVVMAIGVEKMNESPTPTVVEFIGRAGNYFWEFENFGLTFPGYYALYATAYMNKYGATEEDLCKVAVKNHYYGSLNPKAQFQRAITVEECLSSRYVAWPLKLYDSSPITDGASAVILASEDVAKKLTDTPVWIKAIGYANGTANLSKRPDFIGLEAAQTAAQMAYKKAGIDPQNPVKYLDVAEVHDCFTIAEIMAYEDLGFAKRGEGYKLIREGQTYIGGLIPVNVDGGLKAKGHPIGATGVSMIAELTRQLRGQVERGRQAPIKRGMALAHNIGGTGHYAFVTILSLSQ, from the coding sequence ATGAGAAAAGTAGCTGTAGTGGGGGTTGGGACAAGTAAATTCGGCAATAGATCTGACGTCTCTCTTCCAGAACTGGCGTGGGAGGCTGTGAAAGAGGCTCTTGACGACGCCCGCATCGGCACTGAGGACATCCAGGCTTTTGTAGTGGGCAATGTCGGCGGTTGGTCCTCAGAGGCCCTCCCCGCGGTTGTAGTAGGGGAGTACTGCGGCTTGGTTCCTAAAAGTGGAATTAGGGTAGAGGCGGCTTGCGCCACGGGGTCCGCGGCGGTGAGGACGGCGTATCATATGGTGGCCAGCGGAGAGGCGGATGTAGTAATGGCTATCGGCGTGGAGAAAATGAACGAATCGCCGACTCCCACGGTGGTGGAGTTTATTGGAAGGGCTGGGAATTACTTCTGGGAGTTTGAAAACTTCGGCTTGACTTTTCCAGGCTACTATGCGCTTTATGCAACAGCTTATATGAATAAATACGGCGCCACTGAGGAGGATCTCTGTAAAGTGGCTGTGAAGAATCACTATTACGGCTCGCTGAACCCTAAGGCCCAGTTCCAGAGGGCTATTACAGTAGAGGAGTGTCTCAGCTCTAGATATGTGGCTTGGCCCTTGAAGCTTTACGACAGCAGTCCAATTACAGACGGGGCCTCTGCAGTGATTTTAGCCAGTGAAGACGTGGCGAAAAAACTCACGGACACCCCCGTTTGGATAAAAGCCATAGGTTATGCAAACGGCACTGCGAATCTCAGTAAAAGGCCGGACTTCATCGGCCTGGAGGCGGCTCAAACGGCCGCTCAAATGGCGTATAAAAAAGCCGGCATTGATCCCCAAAACCCAGTTAAATACTTAGACGTTGCGGAGGTACACGACTGTTTTACAATAGCCGAAATTATGGCGTATGAGGACTTGGGATTTGCCAAAAGGGGAGAGGGCTATAAGCTTATTAGAGAGGGGCAGACGTATATCGGCGGCTTAATACCTGTAAACGTCGACGGAGGGCTTAAGGCCAAGGGGCATCCAATTGGAGCCACTGGGGTTTCGATGATTGCAGAGCTTACGAGACAACTAAGGGGGCAAGTGGAAAGGGGCCGCCAAGCGCCGATAAAGAGGGGCATGGCGCTTGCCCACAATATCGGCGGAACGGGGCACTACGCCTTTGTGACAATACTTAGCCTGAGCCAATAA
- a CDS encoding acyl-CoA dehydrogenase family protein — protein sequence MVFPFDTVEDYSIVLTREHEMFRKAVREFVEREIAPRAMEIEETDEVPRDILKKIAENGFFGIGIPEKYGGQGGDHRMAAILSEEFCRVLPGLSVYFGTNELFLTPIMLFGTEEQRQKYVPPIARGEKFGAFAVTEPCCGSDVAGIQTKAEKKGDKWVINGRKAFISSSDVADFFIVLARTYPPPDKKVRYLGLTFFIVEKDTPGFKVEQCYHKMGLYGNHACELVLENVEVPDENRVGEEGMGFLYAMETFDRTRIGVAAQAVGMAQAAFEKAFQYVHQRQAFGVPIAYFQAIQFSLVEMMAKIFTARLLTYLAAKLADEDRREFTFVASLAKFYATEVAEEVISEAINLHGGVGVIRETGVERFLRSVKITQIYEGANNIQKLVAYRQLIRLLKEKGQIPDEIARLVT from the coding sequence ATGGTGTTCCCTTTTGACACGGTGGAGGACTACTCAATAGTGCTGACGCGCGAGCACGAGATGTTCCGAAAAGCGGTCAGGGAGTTTGTGGAGAGGGAGATAGCGCCTAGGGCGATGGAAATAGAGGAGACTGATGAAGTGCCTAGGGACATTTTAAAGAAAATCGCGGAAAACGGCTTTTTCGGCATAGGCATTCCTGAGAAATACGGAGGCCAGGGGGGCGACCATAGAATGGCCGCAATTCTATCAGAGGAGTTCTGTAGAGTTCTGCCGGGATTAAGCGTTTACTTCGGCACTAATGAGCTCTTCCTCACGCCTATAATGTTATTCGGCACTGAGGAGCAGAGGCAGAAATACGTCCCGCCTATTGCCCGCGGCGAGAAATTCGGCGCATTTGCCGTGACAGAGCCTTGTTGTGGCTCAGACGTGGCTGGGATTCAAACAAAGGCCGAGAAGAAGGGGGATAAGTGGGTGATAAACGGGAGAAAGGCGTTTATCAGCAGCTCCGATGTGGCAGATTTCTTTATCGTGCTGGCGCGTACGTATCCGCCTCCAGATAAAAAAGTGAGATATCTTGGCCTCACTTTCTTCATTGTGGAAAAAGACACCCCTGGATTTAAAGTTGAGCAGTGTTATCACAAAATGGGTCTCTACGGCAACCACGCGTGTGAACTAGTGCTTGAAAACGTGGAGGTGCCGGATGAGAATAGAGTGGGCGAAGAGGGCATGGGCTTCTTATACGCCATGGAGACCTTTGACCGCACGAGGATAGGCGTTGCGGCGCAGGCCGTTGGCATGGCACAAGCGGCTTTTGAGAAGGCGTTTCAGTACGTCCACCAGAGGCAAGCGTTTGGAGTGCCTATTGCCTACTTCCAAGCCATACAGTTCAGCCTTGTGGAGATGATGGCGAAAATCTTCACGGCCAGATTGCTCACTTACTTGGCCGCCAAATTAGCCGATGAGGACAGGAGGGAGTTCACCTTTGTCGCGTCGCTGGCTAAGTTCTACGCCACTGAGGTGGCTGAGGAAGTGATATCTGAGGCCATTAACTTACACGGCGGCGTAGGCGTCATAAGAGAGACAGGCGTTGAGAGGTTTTTAAGAAGCGTGAAAATAACGCAGATTTACGAGGGGGCTAACAACATCCAGAAGTTAGTCGCTTACCGCCAGTTAATTAGATTGCTAAAAGAGAAAGGCCAGATTCCAGATGAAATAGCCAGGTTAGTAACTTGA
- a CDS encoding long-chain-fatty-acid--CoA ligase has translation MSVQIFEKYIKNRVWTKNYDESVPPEVEIRPSPLFSYLDRQAGENAGRTAYIYFGNKIPYKAVGEHSDRIAAALREWGIGKGDVVALYMPNTPAFPVIYYGALKLGAVVTPMNPLYTPREVAWQAKDANARVIFVADVLYKNIEEAAKMYQFDRIVVVELVEYMPALIKPLAKRRIKPPKVAYSGRVIPYKSLLSYSPTSYRASINPSEDLAALMYTGGTTGLPKGAEITHGNISANLQQLKPLYDVVKKKRGLDSLVMMGLLPWYHIYGQVTVMHYGIFDGATVVVMPRPDIEQLMKWVQKYNVQVLHGVPTLYNMIINHPRAGQFNLKSLAFCISGAAPLPVEVARKFEQLTGALLREGYGLTETAVVTHVNPLYGKVKPGSIGLPIPSTYAAIADPAKPELLPPNQVGEIVISGPQVFKGYHNRPEENAQAFFECCGLRWFRTGDMGYMDEEGYFYVVDRKKDLIKYKGYSVFSREIEEVLYQHPCVKEAAVIGVPHPEAGEIPKAFIVLRDECKGKVRPEDIIKWTEDKLAHYKRPRAVEFREELPKSAVGKILKRELKAEELRKLQEAAQKT, from the coding sequence ATGTCAGTCCAGATCTTCGAGAAATATATCAAAAACAGAGTGTGGACGAAGAATTACGACGAGAGCGTCCCGCCTGAGGTTGAAATAAGGCCGTCGCCTCTTTTTTCTTATTTAGACCGACAGGCTGGGGAAAACGCCGGGCGCACGGCGTATATATATTTTGGCAATAAAATACCGTACAAGGCGGTGGGCGAGCACAGCGATAGAATCGCCGCGGCGCTTAGAGAGTGGGGAATAGGCAAGGGCGACGTTGTGGCTTTATACATGCCCAACACGCCCGCCTTTCCAGTGATATATTACGGGGCCTTGAAACTTGGGGCTGTTGTAACGCCAATGAACCCCCTGTATACTCCTCGGGAGGTTGCGTGGCAGGCTAAAGACGCAAATGCCCGCGTTATATTTGTCGCAGATGTTCTCTATAAAAATATAGAAGAAGCCGCTAAGATGTATCAATTTGACAGAATTGTAGTAGTAGAACTAGTAGAATATATGCCGGCGCTGATTAAGCCGCTGGCTAAAAGGCGGATTAAGCCGCCAAAAGTGGCGTACTCCGGTCGCGTAATTCCCTACAAATCGCTATTAAGCTACAGCCCCACCTCATACCGCGCGAGCATAAACCCATCGGAAGATTTAGCCGCGTTGATGTATACAGGGGGCACCACCGGGCTTCCCAAAGGCGCTGAGATCACCCACGGCAACATCTCGGCGAATTTACAACAATTAAAGCCTCTGTACGACGTGGTGAAAAAGAAAAGGGGGCTCGATTCTTTAGTAATGATGGGGCTTTTGCCGTGGTATCACATATACGGCCAAGTCACTGTGATGCACTACGGCATATTTGACGGGGCAACAGTGGTGGTGATGCCGCGCCCCGACATAGAACAATTAATGAAGTGGGTCCAGAAGTACAACGTGCAAGTCCTCCACGGCGTGCCAACATTGTACAACATGATTATTAACCACCCCCGGGCCGGCCAGTTCAATCTAAAAAGCCTCGCCTTCTGTATATCAGGCGCCGCGCCCCTCCCAGTGGAAGTGGCCAGGAAATTTGAACAGCTGACGGGGGCTTTGCTGAGAGAGGGGTACGGCCTCACTGAAACAGCTGTAGTGACGCACGTGAACCCCCTATACGGCAAAGTAAAGCCCGGCTCCATAGGCCTCCCCATCCCCTCCACATACGCGGCTATAGCTGACCCAGCGAAACCGGAGCTACTACCGCCTAATCAAGTGGGGGAAATAGTCATCTCCGGCCCCCAAGTTTTCAAAGGCTACCACAACCGCCCCGAGGAAAACGCCCAGGCCTTTTTTGAGTGTTGCGGTTTGAGGTGGTTTAGGACTGGGGACATGGGCTACATGGACGAAGAGGGCTATTTCTACGTCGTTGACAGGAAGAAGGATTTGATTAAATATAAGGGCTACTCCGTATTCAGCAGGGAGATTGAAGAGGTGTTGTACCAACATCCCTGTGTAAAAGAGGCTGCGGTAATAGGCGTGCCCCACCCAGAGGCCGGGGAAATCCCCAAGGCTTTTATAGTATTGAGAGATGAGTGTAAAGGTAAGGTGAGGCCTGAGGATATCATCAAATGGACTGAGGACAAGCTGGCGCACTACAAGAGGCCTAGAGCTGTGGAGTTTAGAGAGGAGCTTCCCAAATCCGCAGTTGGCAAAATCTTAAAGCGCGAGCTCAAGGCGGAGGAGTTGAGAAAGCTACAAGAGGCGGCGCAAAAAACTTAA